The following coding sequences are from one Nicotiana tomentosiformis chromosome 3, ASM39032v3, whole genome shotgun sequence window:
- the LOC138908525 gene encoding uncharacterized protein, with protein sequence MAKASKTIPQKEKASSSQPAADKTPVEPRTEECVPGVCVLTSDFKVDKGSSVPGPCVGKDAVLRPSSVEEEASASDPKPVKDNKRKRAYDSEDPKSKTRMARKPRKNTIPLTVELVLRLREEEEEENDGSVLVARMKKSIDALKAAESMVIYKAPPQTEEISEEGSGTVPKSLEIEDASHRSQQTEAQDLGALEMSRSHEGEDPFSDLFTGVEDAAGPSDVSGLFCEVQQALNQAVAVHREACSRSRAELHRFEADLRRVTKERNALRLLSGQREEEIKGLRAELARAHQDQIDLTKQVMIILRTHGLDLGLEANISISQLQQKLETIGQLREEDNIIRAETMGWKDGMDRLAAEKETVRAQLSSTASQLQGMKEKSSIQARRIEELEARLASKLAKAKSDAEKAKSYANALVAVYRADAEAAQRPVRTL encoded by the exons ATGGCGAAAGCAtcaaaaaccattcctcagaaagaaaaagcttcttcttcacagcctgccgctgacaaaacaccggtggagccacggacTGAGGAATGCGTTCCTGGAGTGTGTGTTCTTAcgtctgattttaaggtcgacaaaggctcgtcggttcccggcccat gtgtgggcaaagatgcggttttgaggccctcatccgtcgaagaagaggcttcggcctctgatCCAAAGCCagtgaaggataataagagaaaaagggcctacGACTCCGAAGATCCAAAATCAAAGACGAGGATGGCTCGaaagccgaggaagaataccattcctttgaccgtagaattagttctgcgtctaagggaagaagaagaagaagaaaatgacgggtCCGTGCTGGTGGCCCGAATGAAGAAATCCATCGATGCCCTAAAGGCAGCTGAATCGATGGTGATTTATAAAGCTCCTCCTCAGACTGAGGAGATATCGGAGGAAGGTTCGGGCACAGTCCCCAAATcattagagatcgaggatgcttcccaccgaagtcaacaaacg GAAGCCCAAgatttgggggccctcgagatgagccggtctcatgaaggggaggaccccttcaGTGATTTGTTTACTGGGGTTGAGGACgctgctggccctagtgatgtgtcgggccttttctgcgaagtgcagcaagctctgaatcag GCCGTGGccgttcatcgagaagcatgttctcggtctcgagctgagctgcatCGATTCGAGGCCGACCTCCGACGAGTTACGAAGGAGAGGAACGCCCTCAGACTCCTTTCCGgtcaaagagaagaagaaatcaaaggccttcgagctgagttggccagggCTCATCAAGACCAGATTGACTTGACCAagcaggtaatgataatattAAGAACTCATGGGCTTGATTTAGGATTggaggctaatatttcgatctcacagctgcagcagaaactCGAGACGATCGGGCAACTTCGTGAGGAAGATAATATAATAAGGGCGGAGACCAtgggatggaaagatggcatggaccgtcttgctgcagaaaaagaaactgtTCGGGCCCAATTGTCATCGACTGCAagccaacttcaaggcatgaaggagaagagctcgatTCAAGCGAGAAGAATAGAGgaactcgaggctcggttggcctccaaacttgccaaggccaaatctgatgccgaaaaAGCAAAGTCCTATGCGAATGCATTAGTGGCCGTTTATCGGgcggatgctgaagctgctcag CGTCCTGTTCGGACATTGTaa
- the LOC104100647 gene encoding F-box protein At5g07610-like, with the protein MMLSWSAPQEEDFSTMSMMNERFSSIRDGKIFYGMNSCNGLFCFDFKLNDGKREFYIYNLTTGKYRFIPLPETINEPNLVRTMNLAFDSEKSGDYDVVCLWLSVPENQLRFSVYSSGSGNWRQSNEYYDCDEYGGADLCFYYGVFWNGAVHWVSQTGPFLCFEVGNCSFRQMPTPPIPEEQWHRNIEYFGECGGHLHLIHHNDNQSTEFDILELEVNYSGWFVKYHVNLEFLPNLHPVMVNQETNPPEEYAYTNVFSMICFHDDEKDKARLLLSIPGKIILYDMNDGVIEELADVKPASFRLFIDGARYDGFEFTNMLRLWLVFEFLFSVSFQSKGHV; encoded by the exons ATGATGTTGAGTTGGAGCGCACCACAA GAGGAAGATTTCTCCACAATGAGTATGATGAATGAAAGATTCTCCAGTATACGTGATGGTAAAATATTTTATGGTATGAATTCTTGCAACGGACTATTTTGCTTTGATTTTAAATTGAATGATGGGAAGAGGGAGTTTTACATTTACAATCTCACCACTGGTAAATATAGGTTTATTCCACTACCAGAAACAATCAACGAACCCAACTTAGtaagaactatgaatttagcttTTGATTCTGAAAAGTCGGGTGATTACGATGTTGTCTGTCTTTGGTTGTCTGTGCCTGAGAATCAACTTCGGTTCTCGGTATATTCATCAGGTTCTGGAAATTGGAGGCAATCTAATGAATATTATGATTGTGATGAATATGGAGGCGCGGATTTATGTTTCTATTATGGTGTTTTTTGGAATGGAGCTGTTCATTGGGTTAGTCAAACAGGCCCCTTTTTGTGctttgaagttggaaattgtagCTTCAGACAAATGCCTACTCCTCCAATTCCTGAAGAACAGTGGCACAGAAATATTGAATACTTTGGGGAATGTGGAGGGCACTTGCATCTTATTCATCATAATGATAATCAAAGTACagaatttgatattttggaaCTGGAAGTTAACTACTCTGGGTGGTTTGTTAAGTACCATGTTAACTTGGAGTTTTTACCTAATTTGCACCCTGTTATGGTGAATCAAGAAACGAATCCACCAGAAGAATATGCCTATACGAACGTGTTTTCGATGATTTGTTTTCATGATGATGAGAAAGATAAGGCAAGGCTATTGTTATCAATTCCTGGTAAAATCATTTTGTACGACATGAACGATGGAGTGATTGAAGAGCTAGCGGATGTTAAGCCTGCTAGTTTCAGGCTTTTCATTGATGGGGCTCGCTATGACGGCTTTGAGTTTACAAACATGTTGAGACTTTGGCTTGTGTTTGAGTTTCTCTTCTCTGTATCATTCCAATCCAAGGGACATGTTTGA
- the LOC138891355 gene encoding putative UPF0481 protein At3g02645, with translation MSSFPLRVMAPNFDESRWIIQIRRTLDEELEEITEVPVSIFNVPKTLMVSDPDSYVPQEAALGPYHYWRPELYEMERYKVAAAKRTQKQLQNLKFQNLVEHLIKLESRIRACYHKFLNFNGETLAWMMAVDASFLLEFLHIYAAKEGKVLTTVSFSRMSHLVDASGRKSAHNAILRDLAMLENQIPLFVLRKILELQFSSLELADDMLVSMLVGLCKELSPFKMVEIFPEVKVTESAHLLDFLYQTIVPKLELGTNEITEDHDQEQCNANQGGKNSFGKSSHMKQFLNEIWKILVKLNRGPVHLLKRIVFSKPMKVMFKLPWTLLSNIPGLKILILPMKYLCFSQEKPQENPENENSNNPPLVEEIAIPSVSELSKAGVSIVATNGGITSISYDSKKMALHLPTVNLDVNTEVILRNLVAYEACNASGPLVFTRYTELMNGIIDTAEDVTLLRERGIVLNRLKSDDEVANLWNSMSKSVKLTKVPVLDKVIEDVNKFYNGRWKVKFGKCMKYYVFESWKFLTFLAAIMLLMLMSLQAFCSVYSCARVFKIESSGQ, from the exons ATGTCCTCTTTTCCACTCCGAGTCATGGCCCCAAACTTTGATGAGAGTCGATGGATTATTCAAATCCGTCGAACACttgatgaagaacttgaagaAATCACTGAAGTCCCAGTTAGCATTTTCAACGTCCCCAAAACCCTAATGGTTAGCGACCCGGACTCTTACGTGCCCCAAGAAGCGGCATTAGGTCCTTACCATTATTGGCGTCCAGAACTCTACGAGATGGAAAG GTATAAAGTTGCTGCGGCTAAGAGAACTCAGAAACAACTCCAAAATCTAAAATTCCAAAATCTTGTCGAACATCTGATAAAATTGGAGTCTAGAATTCGTGCCTGTTACCATAAGTTCTTAAATTTCAATGGGGAAACTTTGGCCTGGATGATGGCTGTGGACGCCTCTTTTTTGCTCGAGTTTCTTCACATCTATGCTGCTAAAGAAGGTAAGGTTCTAACTACAGTTTCTTTCTCGAGGATGTCACACTTAGTTGATGCTTCTGGGAGAAAATCAGCACACAATGCCATACTTAGAGATTTAGCAATGCTTGAAAATCAAATACCATTATTCGTGTTGAGGAAAATTTTGGAACTCCAATTCTCATCTTTAGAATTAGCAGACGACATGCTGGTATCTATGCTAGTGGGACTTTGTAAGGAACTTTCTCCTTTCAAAATGGTGGAAATTTTCCCAGAGGTTAAAGTCACAGAATCTGCTCATTTGCTAGACTTTTTGTACCAAACGATCGTGCCTAAATTGGAATTAGGAACTAATGAAATAACAGAAGATCATGATCAGGAACAATGCAATGCGAATCAAGGAGGAAAGAATTCCTTTGGAAAATCAAGTCACATGAAACAATTTCTAAATGAAATTTGGAAGATACTTGTTAAATTAAACAGAGGCCCGGTACATCTTCTTAAAAGAATAGTATTTTCCAAACCTATGAAAGTCATGTTCAAGCTGCCCTGGACACTTCTCTCTAATATTCCTGGGCTAAAAATCCTAATTTTGCCCATGAAATATCTATGCTTCTCACAAGAGAAACCACAAGAAAATCCTGAAAATGAAAATTCTAATAATCCACCTCTAGTGGAGGAAATAGCCATCCCCTCAGTAAGTGAACTTTCTAAAGCAGGGGTAAGTATTGTAGCCACCAATGGAGGAATCACAAGCATAAGTTACGACAGTAAAAAGATGGCATTACATTTACCTACTGTCAATCTAGATGTAAACACGGAAGTTATTTTAAGAAATTTAGTAGCTTACGAAGCGTGTAATGCATCAGGACCATTGGTTTTTACTCGTTACACTGAATTAATGAATGGGATAATTGATACGGCAGAAGATGTAACATTACTTAGAGAAAGAGGGATTGTATTGAACCGTTTGAAGAGTGATGATGAAGTCGCGAATTTGTGGAATTCGATGAGTAAATCAGTGAAGTTAACAAAGGTGCCAGTTTTGGATAAAGTGATTGAAGATGTTAACAAGTTTTACAATGGAAGGTGGAAGGTGAAGTTTGGGAAATGCATGAAATACTATGTGTTTGAATCATGGAAGTTTCTCACATTCTTGGCTGCGATTATGCTGTTGATGTTGATGAGTTTGCAAGCATTTTGTTCAGTCTATAGTTGTGCTCGTGTATTCAAGATTGAGAGCTCTGGCCAGTGA